From Cucumis melo cultivar AY chromosome 1, USDA_Cmelo_AY_1.0, whole genome shotgun sequence, a single genomic window includes:
- the LOC103490287 gene encoding WD-40 repeat-containing protein MSI2-like → MAGEEDGVDEVVEEFSIWKKNSPYLYDLLISHSLEWPSLTVDWVPSAPFLHQVNPSLAVHKLVLGTHTSEDVPNFLMVADAVFPVKSSETRIDISGEDPILPKIEITQKIRVEGEVNRARCMPQNPEIVGAKTSGCEVYVFNRAKQWEKDQGAVCDPDLRLRGHDKEGYGLSWSPFKEGYLLSGSNDQKICLWDVSSMADKNVLDAMHVYEAHESVVGDVSWHLKNENLFGSVGDDCLLVIWDLRTNKSVDSVRAHEEEVNYVSFNPYNEWILATASSDTTVGLFDLRRLAEPLHALSSHTEGVFQVEWDPNHETVLASSGDDRRLMVWDLNNIGNEQDGDAEDGPPELLFSHGGHKAKISDFSWNSNEPWVISSVAEDNSVQVWQMAKSIYR, encoded by the exons ATGGCGGGAGAAGAAGATGGTGTCGATGAAGTGGTGGAAGAATTCTCTATCTGGAAGAAGAACTCTCCCTATTTGTACGATCTTCTCATTTCCCACTCTCTGGAATGGCCGTCTCTCACTGTCGATTGGGTTCCATCGGCCCCCTTTCTTCACCAGGTCAACCCATCTCTCGCCGTCCACAAGCTCGTCCTCGGAACCCACACATCGGAGGACGTCCCCAATTTTCTCATGGTGGCCGATGCTGTTTTTCCCGTCAAATCATCCGAAACCAGAATAGACATTAGTGGGGAAGACCCCATTCTGCCAAAG ATAGAGATAACTCAGAAGATACGTGTTGAAGGGGAGGTGAATAGAGCGCGGTGTATGCCGCAGAACCCAGAAATCGTTGGTGCAAAGACGAGTGGATGCGAGGTGTATGTTTTTAATCGTGCTAAACAGTGGGAGAAGGATCAGGGAGCTGTGTGTGACCCTGATTTGAGATTGAGGGGTCATGATAAAGAGGGTTATGGGTTGTCTTGGAGCCCGTTTAAGGAGGGTTACCTCTTAAGTGGCTCAAATGATCAGAAAATTTGTTTGTGGGACGTATCCTCCATGGCCGACAAAAATGTGCTTGATGCAATGCACGTCTATGAG GCTCATGAAAGCGTGGTCGGTGATGTCTCATGGCATTTGAAGAATGAGAACTTGTTTGGATCTGTTGGTGATGATTGCTTGTTGGTGATATGGGATTTGCGTACAAATAAATCTGTGGATTCTGTTCGAGCTCACGAAGAGGAG GTGAACTATGTTTCTTTCAATCCATACAACGAATGGATTTTAGCAACAGCATCATCAGATACCACGGTGGGTCTGTTTGATCTACGGAGGCTCGCTGAACCACTGCACGCTCTCAGCAGCCACAC GGAGGGAGTGTTTCAAGTGGAGTGGGATCCAAATCATGAAACTGTGTTGGCATCTTCTGGTGATGATAGAAGGTTGATGGTGTGGGATCTAAACAACATAGGAAATGAGCAAGATGGAGATGCTGAAGACGGGCCTCCAGAGTTGTTATTTTCACATGGAGGACACAAGGCTAAAATATCAGACTTCAGTTGGAACAGCAACGAGCCGTGGGTCATTTCAAGTGTGGCTGAAGATAACTCAGTTCAGGTCTGGCAAATGGCCAAAAGTATTTACCGATGA
- the LOC103490288 gene encoding basic leucine zipper 23-like isoform X3 codes for MDDGELDFSNQDVFSSPNIEIPSSCSMDSFFDELLKDTHTCTHTHTCNPPGPDYSHTHTCFHVHTKIVPAPSEEDKVVTDDTAESTEKKSKKRPLGNREAVRKYREKKKARAASLEDEVVRLRALNQHLMKRLQGQAALEAEIARLKCLLVDIRGRIEGEIGSFPYQKAVNPNLSNPSMPGAYVMNPCNMQCEDQVYCLHPGVDGSRSSEGAVINGQSFGACEFENLQCLANHDSGSKELPGCGVGNAVSTDISSGATKKKGGSRKETWT; via the exons ATGGACGACGGGGAGCTTGATTTTTCAAATCAGGATGTTTTTTCCAGCCCTAATATCGAGATTCCAAGCAGTTGTTCAATGGATAGTTTCTTTGATGAACTTCTCAAAGATACTCATACTTGTACTCATACACATACTTGCAATCCACCAGGCCCTGACTACTCTCATACCCACACATGTTTTCATGTCCACACTAAAATTGTCCCTGCCCCATCTGAAGAAGACAAGGTTGTTACTGATGATACTGCTGAATCAACTGAGAAGAAGTCGAAGAAACGTCCATTGGGTAACCGTGAAGCTGTTCGTAAGTACCGTGAGAAGAAGAAGGCTAGGGCAGCCTCATTAGAGGATGAGGTTGTTAGGTTGAGGGCTTTGAATCAGCATTTGATGAAGAGGCTGCAGGGGCAAGCAGCACTTGAGGCTGAGATTGCTAGGCTTAAGTGTTTGCTTGTTGATATTAGGGGGAGAATTGAAGGGGAGATTGGTTCTTTCCCTTACCAGAAAGCTGTTAATCCTAACTTGTCCAACCCAAGCATGCCTGGTGCTTATGTGATGAACCCATGTAATATGCAGTGTGAGGATCAGGTTTACTGCCTCCATCCTGGGGTCGATGGCAGCAGAAGCAGTGAAGGTGCTGTGATTAATGGACAAAGCTTTGGTGCTTGTGAATTTGAAAATCTTCAATGTTTGGCAAATCATGACTCAGGATCAAAAGAACTACCTGGGTGTGGAGTAGGGAATGCGGTTTCAACTGATATTTCTTCAGGGGCGACGAAGAAAAAAG GAGGAAGCCGTAAAGAGACATGGACCTGA
- the LOC103490288 gene encoding basic leucine zipper 23-like isoform X1 has product MDDGELDFSNQDVFSSPNIEIPSSCSMDSFFDELLKDTHTCTHTHTCNPPGPDYSHTHTCFHVHTKIVPAPSEEDKVVTDDTAESTEKKSKKRPLGNREAVRKYREKKKARAASLEDEVVRLRALNQHLMKRLQGQAALEAEIARLKCLLVDIRGRIEGEIGSFPYQKAVNPNLSNPSMPGAYVMNPCNMQCEDQVYCLHPGVDGSRSSEGAVINGQSFGACEFENLQCLANHDSGSKELPGCGVGNAVSTDISSGATKKKGGIACDIKIKFHILNQPSGSVDK; this is encoded by the exons ATGGACGACGGGGAGCTTGATTTTTCAAATCAGGATGTTTTTTCCAGCCCTAATATCGAGATTCCAAGCAGTTGTTCAATGGATAGTTTCTTTGATGAACTTCTCAAAGATACTCATACTTGTACTCATACACATACTTGCAATCCACCAGGCCCTGACTACTCTCATACCCACACATGTTTTCATGTCCACACTAAAATTGTCCCTGCCCCATCTGAAGAAGACAAGGTTGTTACTGATGATACTGCTGAATCAACTGAGAAGAAGTCGAAGAAACGTCCATTGGGTAACCGTGAAGCTGTTCGTAAGTACCGTGAGAAGAAGAAGGCTAGGGCAGCCTCATTAGAGGATGAGGTTGTTAGGTTGAGGGCTTTGAATCAGCATTTGATGAAGAGGCTGCAGGGGCAAGCAGCACTTGAGGCTGAGATTGCTAGGCTTAAGTGTTTGCTTGTTGATATTAGGGGGAGAATTGAAGGGGAGATTGGTTCTTTCCCTTACCAGAAAGCTGTTAATCCTAACTTGTCCAACCCAAGCATGCCTGGTGCTTATGTGATGAACCCATGTAATATGCAGTGTGAGGATCAGGTTTACTGCCTCCATCCTGGGGTCGATGGCAGCAGAAGCAGTGAAGGTGCTGTGATTAATGGACAAAGCTTTGGTGCTTGTGAATTTGAAAATCTTCAATGTTTGGCAAATCATGACTCAGGATCAAAAGAACTACCTGGGTGTGGAGTAGGGAATGCGGTTTCAACTGATATTTCTTCAGGGGCGACGAAGAAAAAAG GAGGAATTGCCTGTGACAT CAAAATAAAGTTTCACATTCTGAACCAACCAAGTGGCTCTGTGGATAAGTGA
- the LOC103490288 gene encoding basic leucine zipper 23-like isoform X2, whose protein sequence is MDDGELDFSNQDVFSSPNIEIPSSCSMDSFFDELLKDTHTCTHTHTCNPPGPDYSHTHTCFHVHTKIVPAPSEEDKVVTDDTAESTEKKSKKRPLGNREAVRKYREKKKARAASLEDEVVRLRALNQHLMKRLQGQAALEAEIARLKCLLVDIRGRIEGEIGSFPYQKAVNPNLSNPSMPGAYVMNPCNMQCEDQVYCLHPGVDGSRSSEGAVINGQSFGACEFENLQCLANHDSGSKELPGCGVGNAVSTDISSGATKKKGLSLAAYKYVI, encoded by the exons ATGGACGACGGGGAGCTTGATTTTTCAAATCAGGATGTTTTTTCCAGCCCTAATATCGAGATTCCAAGCAGTTGTTCAATGGATAGTTTCTTTGATGAACTTCTCAAAGATACTCATACTTGTACTCATACACATACTTGCAATCCACCAGGCCCTGACTACTCTCATACCCACACATGTTTTCATGTCCACACTAAAATTGTCCCTGCCCCATCTGAAGAAGACAAGGTTGTTACTGATGATACTGCTGAATCAACTGAGAAGAAGTCGAAGAAACGTCCATTGGGTAACCGTGAAGCTGTTCGTAAGTACCGTGAGAAGAAGAAGGCTAGGGCAGCCTCATTAGAGGATGAGGTTGTTAGGTTGAGGGCTTTGAATCAGCATTTGATGAAGAGGCTGCAGGGGCAAGCAGCACTTGAGGCTGAGATTGCTAGGCTTAAGTGTTTGCTTGTTGATATTAGGGGGAGAATTGAAGGGGAGATTGGTTCTTTCCCTTACCAGAAAGCTGTTAATCCTAACTTGTCCAACCCAAGCATGCCTGGTGCTTATGTGATGAACCCATGTAATATGCAGTGTGAGGATCAGGTTTACTGCCTCCATCCTGGGGTCGATGGCAGCAGAAGCAGTGAAGGTGCTGTGATTAATGGACAAAGCTTTGGTGCTTGTGAATTTGAAAATCTTCAATGTTTGGCAAATCATGACTCAGGATCAAAAGAACTACCTGGGTGTGGAGTAGGGAATGCGGTTTCAACTGATATTTCTTCAGGGGCGACGAAGAAAAAAG GTTTGAGTTTGGCAGCTTACAAATATGTAATTTGA
- the LOC103490290 gene encoding ubiquitin-conjugating enzyme E2 28 has product MASKRILKELKDLQRDPPTSCSAGPVAEDMFHWQATIIGPSDSPYSGGVFLVTIHFPPDYPFKPPKVAFRTKVFHPNINSNGNICLDILKEQWSPALTISKVLLSICSLLTDPNPDDPLVPEIAHMCKTDKLRYESTARSWTHKYAMG; this is encoded by the exons ATGGCTTCCAAGAGAATATTGAAGGAGCTCAAAGACTTGCAGAGAGACCCACCAACTTCTTGCAGTGCAG GTCCTGTTGCAGAGGATATGTTCCATTGGCAAGCAACCATTATTGGTCCTAGTGATAGTCCCTATTCTGGTGGAGTTTTTCTTGTTACCATTCATTTTCCTCCTGATTACCCATTCAAACCTCCTAAA GTTGCTTTTAGGACAAAGGTGTTTCATCCTAACATAAACAGTAATGGCAACATATGCTTGGATATCCTCAAGGAACAATGGAGTCCTGCCCTCACGATTTCAAAG GTTTTGCTCTCAATATGCTCTCTATTAACTGACCCAAACCCAGATGATCCATTGGTTCCTGAGATTGCTCATATGTGCAAGACTGACAAACTCAGATATGAATCCACTGCTAGGAGCTGGACCCATAAATATGCCATgggttaa
- the LOC103490291 gene encoding beta-galactosidase 13-like, translated as MAVHREILLLFILSIVLPFHTISHAHDGNTTGVTYDGRSLIINGKRELLFSGSIHYTRSTPEMWPDILDKARRGGLNVIQTYVFWNIHEPVEGKFNFEGNYDLVKFIKLIAEKKMYVTLRVGPFIQAEWNHGGLPYWLREKPNIIFRSYNSQFKHYMKKYVTMIVDMMKENKLFASQGGPIVLAQIENEYNHVQLAYDELGVQYVQWAANMAVGLGAGVPWIMCKQKDAPDPVINTCNGRHCGDTFTGPNKPYKPALWTENWTAQYRVFGDPPSQRAAEDIAFSVARFFSKNGSLVNYYMYHGGTNFGRTSAVFTTTRYYDEAPLDEFGLQREPKWGHLRDVHKALNLCKKPLLWGTPGTQVMGKGLEARFYEKPGTNICAAFLANNDTKNAQTINFRGREYLLPPRSISILPDCKTVVFNTETIVSQHNARNFVPSKVANNLKWKMSPETIPTVQQVPVNNKIPLELYSLLKDTTDYGWYTTSIELEKEDVSKRPDILPVLRIASLGHAILVFVNGEYIGTAHGSHEEKNFVFQGSVPFKAGVNDIALLGVLVGLPDSGAYMEHRFAGPRSVTILGLNTGTLDISKNGWGHQVGLQGEKVRVYTQGGSHRVDWSEIKEEKSALTWYKTYFDAPEGNDPVAVRMNGMGKGQIWVNGKSIGRYWMSYLSPLKLPTQSEYHIPRSFIKPSENLLVILEEENFTPEKVEILVVNRDTICSFITQYHPPNVKSWERKDKQFRAVVDDVKTGAHLRCPINKKMATIEFASFGDPSGVCGNYEHGKCHSSSETKKLVEQHCLGKENCSVPMDAFDNFKNECESKTLAIQAKCSD; from the exons ATGGCGGTTCATAGAGagattcttcttcttttcattctttCCATTGTACTGCCTTTTCATACTATTTCTCATGCTCATGATGGTAATACTACTGGTGTTACTTATGATGGTCGATCCCTTATCATTAATGGTAAAAGAGAGCTTCTGTTCTCTGGTTCCATTCATTATACCAGAAGTACCCCAgag ATGTGGCCTGATATTTTAGATAAGGCGAGGCGTGGAGGTTTGAATGTGATTCAGACTTATGTTTTCTGGAATATTCATGAGCCCGTGGAAGGCAAA TTTAATTTCGAAGGAAATTACGATTTGGTGAAATTCATCAAGCTCATTGCTGAGAAAAAGATGTATGTTACTTTAAGGGTTGGACCCTTCATCCAAGCTGAATGGAACCATGG AGGACTTCCATATTGGCTCAGAGAGAAACCAAACATTATTTTCCGTTCATATAACTCACAATTCAAG CATTACATGAAAAAATATGTAACGATGATCGTAGACATGATGAAGGAAAATAAACTTTTTGCTTCTCAAGGAGGACCCATTGTTTTAGCTCAG ATCGAAAATGAATATAACCATGTTCAACTTGCATATGATGAGCTTGGTGTCCAATACGTCCAATGGGCAGCAAATATGGCAGTTGGCCTGGGGGCTGGAGTTCCATGGATCATGTGCAAGCAGAAGGATGCTCCTGATCCAGTG ATCAACACCTGCAATGGAAGGCACTGCGGAGATACTTTTACAGGACCTAACAAACCCTATAAGCCTGCGCTGTGGACCGAGAATTGGACTGCTCA GTACAGAGTGTTTGGAGATCCACCTTCACAAAGAGCAGCAGAAGATATTGCCTTTTCGGTTGCCCGATTCTTCTCCAAGAACGGGAGTTTGGTCAACTATTATATG TACCATGGTGGGACAAACTTCGGTAGAACAAGTGCCGTCTTTACAACAACTCGGTATTATGATGAAGCACCACTCGACGAATTTG GCTTGCAAAGGGAACCTAAATGGGGTCATCTCAGGGACGTTCACAAGGCATTGAATCTGTGCAAGAAACCTCTTCTCTGGGGAACTCCTGGAACCCAAGTGATGGGCAAGGGTTTAGAG GCTCGCTTTTATGAGAAGCCAGGAACTAACATTTGTGCTGCTTTCTTGGCCAACAATGACACAAAGAATGCACAAACAATAAACTTCAGAGGACGAGAATATCTTCTTCCACCTCGATCAATTAGCATACTTCCTGACTGTAAAACTGTTGTCTTTAACACTGAGACG ATTGTATCACAACACAATGCCAGGAACTTTGTCCCATCAAAGGTTGCAAACAATTTGAAGTGGAAAATGTCGCCTGAAACCATTCCAACTGTTCAACAAGTACCAGTAAATAATAAGATTCCATTGGAACTTTACAGCTTACTCAAGGACACCACAGATTATGGATGGTACACCACTAG CATTGAGTTGGAGAAAGAAGACGTATCAAAGCGCCCTGATATTCTACCAGTCCTACGTATTGCAAGTCTTGGTCATGCTATACTTGTATTCGTCAATGGTGAATACATTG GAACGGCACATGGCAGTCACGAGGAGAAGAACTTTGTTTTCCAAGGATCAGTGCCCTTCAAGGCTGGAGTTAACGACATTGCCTTGCTAGGCGTTCTAGTGGGACTTCCT GATAGTGGAGCATACATGGAACACAGATTTGCAGGGCCTCGATCTGTAACGATCCTTGGTTTGAATACCGGAACACTTGATATTTCTAAAAATGGCTGGGGACACCAG GTTGGTCTCCAAGGAGAGAAAGTTAGAGTGTACACTCAGGGAGGATCACATCGGGTTGACTGGAGCGAAATCAAGGAAGAAAAATCTGCTCTCACATGGTACAAG ACATATTTTGATGCTCCAGAGGGAAATGATCCTGTGGCTGTTAGAATGAATGGAATGGGGAAGGGACAAATTTGGGTGAACGGCAAAAGCATCGGTCGGTATTGGATGTCCTACTTATCCCCTCTAAAATTGCCTACTCAATCAGA GTACCACATTCCAAGATCCTTCATAAAGCCATCAGAAAATCTACTGGTGATATTGGAGGAAGAGAATTTCACACCCGAAAAGGTCGAAATTCTAGTCGTGAACAGAGACACAATTTGCAGCTTCATAACACAATATCATCCACCAAACGTCAAGTCCTGGGAAAGGAAAGATAAGCAATTCAGAGCTGTAGTAGATGATGTGAAAACAGGCGCCCACCTTCGGTGTCCCATCAACAAAAAGATGGCCACCATTGAATTTGCAAGCTTTGGTGATCCTTCTGGTGTTTGTGGAAACTATGAACATGGGAAATGCCACTCATCGTCAGAGACAAAAAAACTCGTCGAACAG CATTGTTTGGGTAAAGAAAACTGTTCAGTGCCAATGGACGCATTCGACAACTTCAAGAATGAATGTGAATCAAAGACACTAGCAATACAAGCAAAATGCAGTGATTAG
- the LOC103490292 gene encoding synaptotagmin-2-like, whose translation MGFFGTILGFFGFGVGISIGLVVGYFLFIYVQPNNVEDHEIRPLLEEDTIRLQQMLPEIPLWVKCPDYDRVDWLNRFIEYMWPYLDKAICKTAKNITKPIIAEQIPKFKIDSVEFEALTLGSLPPTFQGMKVYSTDEKELIMEPSIKWAGNPNVLVVAKAFGLKATVQILDLQVFAAPRITLKPLVPSFPCFANIFVSLMEKPHVDFGLKLVGADLMSIPGLHQFVQETIKDQVGNMYLWPKTLDITVMDPSTALRKPVGILDVKIVRAMRLKKKDLLGASDPYVKLKLTEDNLPSKKTTVKNKNLNPEWNEEFSLVVKDPNSQVIEFQVYDWEQVGKHDKMGMNLVPLRDLPPEESKVFTLDLLKNMDSDDVQNEKNRGQIVVELTYKPLKEDELAGDLDDPQKVKNAPEGTPENGGLLVVIVHEAQDVEGKHHNNPYVRLLFKGEEKRTKRLKKNRDPRWEEEFEFMLEEPPTNDKLYVEVLSSSSRMGLLHPKESLGYVEINLSDIVTNKRINEKYHLIDSKNGRIQIELQWRTSS comes from the exons ATGGGGTTTTTTGGTACTATATTGGGCTTTTTTGGATTTGGAGTTGGGATCTCCATTGGCCTTGTTGTTGGTTACTTCCTTTTCATCTATGTTCAACCCAATAATGTTGAG GATCATGAAATTCGTCCACTTCTCGAAGAGGACACAATAAGGTTGCAGCAAATGCTTCCTGAGATACCACTGTGGGTGAAATGTCCAGACTATGATCGT GTTGACTGGCTCAACAGGTTTATTGAATATATGTGGCCCTATCTTGATAAG GCAATATGCAAAACAGCAAAGAATATTACCAAACCTATAATTGCAGAGCAAATTCCCAAATTTAAGATCGATTCTGTTGAATTTGAAGCACTCACACTGGGGTCCTTGCCGCCAACTTTTCAAG GCATGAAAGTCTATTCTACCGATGAGAAGGAGCTGATAATGGAACCTTCAATAAAATGGGCTGGAAATCCAAATGTCTTGGTTGTAGCCAAAGCATTTGGACTGAAAGCAACTGTTCAG ATCCTAGATTTGCAAGTTTTTGCGGCTCCACGTATTACCTTGAAGCCATTGGTTCCAAGCTTTCCTTGTTTTGCAAATATCTTTGTCTCGCTCATGGAAAAG CCACACGTTGATTTTGGGCTGAAGCTTGTTGGGGCTGACTTGATGTCAATTCCGGGTCTCCACCAGTTTGTCCAG GAGACTATTAAAGATCAGGTTGGCAACATGTATCTATGGCCTAAAACCCTGGATATAACAGTTATGGATCCATCAAC AGCTCTAAGGAAGCCAGTCGGAATTCTAGATGTGAAGATTGTAAGAGCAATGAGGCTGAAAAAGAAAGACCTCTTAGGTGCATCGGATCCTTATGTGAAACTGAAGCTAACTGAGGACAATCTACCTTCAAAAAAGACCACCGTGAAAAATAAGAATTTAAATCCTGAATGGAATGAAGAGTTCAGTTTGGTGGTTAAAGATCCAAATTCTCAAGTCATAGAGTTCCAAGTTTACGACTGGGAACAA GTTGGTAAGCATGACAAGATGGGCATGAATCTAGTTCCTTTGAGAGATCTTCCTCCTGAAGAGTCAAAAGTCTTCACCCTTGACCTGCTGAAGAACATGGACTCGGATGATGTTCAAAATGAAAAGAACAGGGGGCAGATTGTGGTTGAATTGACTTATAAACCATTGAAGGAAGATGAATTAGCTGGAGATTTGGATGATCCACAAAAAGTAAAGAATGCTCCGGAAGGAACCCCAGAAAATGGAGGTCTGCTCGTAGTTATCGTTCACGAAGCTCAAGATGTTGAAGGCAAGCACCACAACAATCCGTATGTGAGGCTTCTGTTTAAAGGGGAAGAGAAAAGAACTAAG CGTTTGAAGAAGAACAGAGACCCTAGGTGGGAAGAAGAGTTTGAATTTATGCTTGAAGAACCACCCACAAATGATAAATTATATGTGGAAGTTCTCAGCTCCTCATCAAGAATGGGCCTCTTGCATCCGAAG GAATCATTGGGATACGTGGAAATCAATCTTTCTGACATTGttacaaacaaaagaataaacGAAAAGTATCACCTTATAGACTCAAAGAATGGAAGGATTCAGATTGAGTTGCAATGGAGGACTTCATCCTGA
- the LOC103490293 gene encoding L-ascorbate peroxidase 3, protein MALPVVDTEYLKEIDKARRDLRALIANRNCAPIMLRLAWHDAGTYDVVTKIGGPNGSIRNEEEFSHGSNNGLKKAIDFCEEVKSKHPKITYADLYQLAGVVAVEVTGGPTIDFVPGRKDSNICPKEGHLPDAKKGAPHLRDIFYRMGLSDKDIVALSGGHTLGRAHPERSGFDGPWTEDPLKFDNSYFVELLKGETEGLLKLPTDKALLEDPEFRQYVELYAKDEDAFFKDYAESHKKLSELGFTPGSAKAIVKDSLVLAQGAVGVAVAAAVVILSYLYEVRKKSK, encoded by the exons ATGGCCTTGCCCGTCGTAGACACCGAATACCTCAAGGAGATCGACAAGGCTCGCCGTGACCTTCGCGCTCTCATTGCTAATCGGAATTGTGCTCCGATCATGCTTCGTTTGGC TTGGCATGACGCTGGCACTTATGATGTGGTTACGAAAATTGGTGGACCTAATGGATCGATTAGGAACGAGGAGGAGTTTTCTCATGGTTCTAATAATGGACtgaaaaaagctattgattTTTGTG AGGAAGTGAAGTCTAAACATCCTAAGATTACTTACGCAGACCTGTACCAG CTAGCTGGCGTTGTTGCTGTTGAGGTCACTGGAGGCCCCACCATTGACTTTGTTCCCGGTAGAAAG GATTCAAACATTTGTCCTAAGGAAGGCCACCTTCCTGATGCCAAAAAAG GTGCACCACATCTGCGTGACATCTTTTATAGGATGGGCCTGTCTGACAAGGATATTGTTGCATTATCCGGGGGTCACACTTTG GGAAGAGCTCATCCGGAGAGATCTGGTTTTGATGGACCTTGGACAGAGGATCCTCTGAAGTTTGATAACTCATACTTTGT GGAACTGTTGAAAGGAGAAACAGAGGGATTATTAAAACTTCCTACGGACAAGGCTTTACTTGAAGATCCTGAGTTCCGCCAATATGTGGAATTGTATGCAAAA GATGAAGATGCATTCTTCAAAGATTATGCTGAATCACACAAGAAACTTTCGGAGCTTGGGTTCACTCCAGGTTCTGCTAAGGCGATTGTGAAAGACAGCCTTGTATTAGCACAGGGTGCCGTTGGAGTTGCGGTTGCAGCTGCTGTGGTAATTTTGAGCTACTTATATGAAGTCCGCAAAAAATCGAAGTAA